The Salvia splendens isolate huo1 chromosome 21, SspV2, whole genome shotgun sequence genome includes a window with the following:
- the LOC121785360 gene encoding uncharacterized protein LOC121785360 isoform X1, with the protein MGSLMYLPDNNEDEMARKVVMHKRYDGGFEAPRNSMELPVESSYGLYAARDNILYAHHMTKESSGEDYYSTEAPMKKLICEEISKRPDLRSKSPSVVARLMGVDVLPFDSKPGVQLTDIRNGSPVDKFMDENRSKKGSVGHIVSIPNCYQQIEVDHTGRYIDGYPYQSSSRLKSNRPKPREHPQEEELQKFKQDFEVWQAARFNKCSNFVKFDSPPPEMLAQEELSREKMYLYATSCRTNKCENLREDDDLSELNDSCNMLDLERVAKKNSRYSDGGKESLHPNRGIRTDFRASQLMSSGHLLNIVSAPSKIVVLRPGPDMTSISDNSWGNTPSTSAGADTIEDFLADVKERLESELQGKCSKRSTTVRGRGIETPYREKPSKSREIAQCIAQEVRNSVSRDLGMNLPRSQSTRSYRSGIQNETGSPEFINRDTRKFLAERLSNVLKGERHRQAVRNSSTFSRSDFEKGKPGQLRSTWTDNKMRYHDSFTNELQKRSCSFREEPDEVGMPHQEDMSPRNLVRSLSTPVSVSGRSFGNLLLEDRHVLTGTQIRRKHEATEKVSMNIKKQKNDKFNIREKVLSFRYNLTLRVRLFRRRVKSMERSGQNKNNLFNNIPNGPISMMSFSDTHGNSTEVPPSPASVCSSVHDEFWRSNDYLSPISSSGGHQLEDSDVSNVFREINSNLTELRRKLDQFEGACLEETIHEPHPAEVETDIEDQSEAYVRDLLIVAGLYDDSFSRSLSKWTPLGKPITSQVFEEVEEMYKESTKVKDQTEKTNHKMIVDLLNEVLPAILREPVNISRYMEKANGIAHKSPNGRMLLSLVWNSIRVYVHPPADRCYYALDNLLALDLKSTPWSRLIDDDVNTLSRDIECLIIGDMIEEMEKDMHSQLGV; encoded by the exons ATGGGAAGCTTGATGTACCTTCCTGACAATAACGAGGACGAGATGGCTAGGAAAGTTGTTATGCATAAGAGATATGATGGTG GTTTTGAAGCTCCACGAAACAGTATGGAACTGCCAGTTGAGTCATCCTATGGATTATATGCTGCAAGAGATAATATATTG TATGCTCATCACATGACAAAGGAATCATCTGGCGAGGACTACTACTCCACTGAGGCACCAATGAAGAAGTTAATATGTGAAGAGATTTCTAAAAGACCTGATTTAAGATCAAAATCACCAAGTGTAGTGGCTCGCCTCATGGGAGTTGATGTGTTACCTTTTGATTCAAAACCTGGGGTGCAACTGACTGATATAAGAAATGGAAGTCCAGTGGACAAGTTTATGGACGAGAATCGATCTAAGAAGGGCTCAGTTGGTCATATAGTCTCTATCCCCAATTGCTACCAGCAGATAGAAGTTGATCACACAGGTCGTTATATAGATGGCTATCCTTATCAGTCCAGCAGCAGGTTGAAGTCGAATAGACCTAAACCCAGGGAACATCCTCAAGAAGAGGAGCTACAGAAGTTCAAGCAGGACTTTGAAGTATGGCAAGCAGCACGATTTAACAAATGttctaattttgtaaaatttgacAGTCCTCCACCCGAGATGCTTGCACAAGAAGAACTCAGTAGAGAGAAGATGTATCTTTATGCTACTTCTTGTAGAACTAACAAGTGTGAGAACCTAAGGGAAGATGATGATCTATCAGAACTAAATGATTCTTGCAACATGCTTGACCTTGAGAGGGTTGCAAAGAAAAATTCACGCTATTCAGATGGGGGAAAGGAATCTTTACATCCAAATAGAGGGATAAGAACAGACTTTAGGGCCTCTCAACTCATGAGTTCTGGTCATTTGCTAAATATTGTTTCAGCTCCTTCCAAGATTGTGGTTTTAAGGCCTGGTCCTGATATGACAAGTATCAGTGATAATTCTTGGGGCAATACTCCCAGCACTTCAGCAGGGGCAGATACTATAGAAGATTTTCTTGCAGATGTGAAGGAAAGACTAGAGTCTGAGTTGCAAGGTAAATGTTCTAAGAGGAGCACAACTGTGAGAGGACGAGGGATTGAGACCCCTTATAGGGaaaaaccatcaaaatcaagAGAAATAGCTCAGTGTATCGCACAAGAGGTGAGAAATAGTGTATCAAGGGATCTTGGGATGAATTTACCTCGTTCTCAGTCTACAAGATCGTACAGAAGTGGAATTCAGAACGAGACAGGTTCTCCTGAGTTCATCAACAGAGATACGAGGAAATTCTTAGCAGAGAGGTTGAGTAATGTTCTTAAAGGAGAAAGACATCGTCAAGCTGTCCGTAATAGTTCAACGTTTTCCAGGTCAGATTTTGAGAAGGGTAAACCCGGACAGTTAAGGAGTACATGGACTGACAATAAAATGCGCTATCATGATAGTTTCACAAATGAATTACAAAAGCGCAGCTGCTCTTTCAGAGAGGAGCCTGATGAAGTTGGGATGCCCCACCAGGAAGACATGTCTCCGAGGAACCTTGTGAGATCTTTATCAACTCCAGTCTCGGTATCAGGAAGATCATTTGGAAATCTCCTTCTGGAGGATCGCCATGTACTAACTGGGACACAAATTAGGAGGAAGCATGAAGCAACTGAGAAGGTCTCCATGAACattaaaaaacagaaaaatgataaatttaaCATAAGGGAAAAGGTTTTGAGCTTTCGATACAACTTGACGCTAAGAGTGAGACTGTTCCGTAGGAGAGTGAAGTCTATGGAGAGATccggtcaaaacaaaaacaacctCTTCAACAATATTCCAAATGGACCAATATCCATGATGAGTTTCTCTGACACACAT GGGAATTCTACTGAAGTGCCACCCAGCCCCGCATCCGTGTGCAGTAGTGTTCATGATGAGTTTTGGAGGTCAAATGACTACCTAAGTCCTATATCATCATCAGGTGGACATCAACTGGAGGACAGCGACGTGTCCAATGTTTTCAGAGAAATAAACTCAAACTTGACGG AGCTGCGGAGGAAATTAGATCAATTTGAAGGAGCTTGTCTAGAGGAAACTATACATGAACCACATCCTGCAGAAGTTGAAACAGATATAGAGGACCAATCTGAAGCCTACGTTAGAGATTTGTTGATTGTTGCTGGTCTGTATGATGATTCATTTAGTCGATCGCTGTCAAAATGGACACCACTTGGTAAGCCTATCACCTCCCAGGTCTTCGAGGAAGTTGAAGAGATGTATAAAGAAAGCACCAAGGTTAAAGATCAGACAGAAAAAACAAATCACAAGATGATAGTTGATTTGTTGAATGAAGTGCTTCCTGCCATACTTAGAGAACCGGTGAACATATCTAGATACATGGAGAAGGCTAATGGGATCGCGCACAAGTCTCCAAATGGAAGAATGTTGCTATCTCTCGTATGGAATAGTATTCGAGTGTATGTACATCCTCCAGCAGACAGATGTTATTATGCTCTTGATAACTTGTTGGCCCTAGATCTGAAATCTACCCCGTGGTCTAGATTGATCGATGACGATGTAAATACTCTGAGTCGAGACATCGAATGCCTGATCATTGGGGATATGATTGAGGAAATGGAGAAGGATATGCACTCACAACTTGGAGTATAG
- the LOC121785360 gene encoding uncharacterized protein LOC121785360 isoform X2, which translates to MELPVESSYGLYAARDNILYAHHMTKESSGEDYYSTEAPMKKLICEEISKRPDLRSKSPSVVARLMGVDVLPFDSKPGVQLTDIRNGSPVDKFMDENRSKKGSVGHIVSIPNCYQQIEVDHTGRYIDGYPYQSSSRLKSNRPKPREHPQEEELQKFKQDFEVWQAARFNKCSNFVKFDSPPPEMLAQEELSREKMYLYATSCRTNKCENLREDDDLSELNDSCNMLDLERVAKKNSRYSDGGKESLHPNRGIRTDFRASQLMSSGHLLNIVSAPSKIVVLRPGPDMTSISDNSWGNTPSTSAGADTIEDFLADVKERLESELQGKCSKRSTTVRGRGIETPYREKPSKSREIAQCIAQEVRNSVSRDLGMNLPRSQSTRSYRSGIQNETGSPEFINRDTRKFLAERLSNVLKGERHRQAVRNSSTFSRSDFEKGKPGQLRSTWTDNKMRYHDSFTNELQKRSCSFREEPDEVGMPHQEDMSPRNLVRSLSTPVSVSGRSFGNLLLEDRHVLTGTQIRRKHEATEKVSMNIKKQKNDKFNIREKVLSFRYNLTLRVRLFRRRVKSMERSGQNKNNLFNNIPNGPISMMSFSDTHGNSTEVPPSPASVCSSVHDEFWRSNDYLSPISSSGGHQLEDSDVSNVFREINSNLTELRRKLDQFEGACLEETIHEPHPAEVETDIEDQSEAYVRDLLIVAGLYDDSFSRSLSKWTPLGKPITSQVFEEVEEMYKESTKVKDQTEKTNHKMIVDLLNEVLPAILREPVNISRYMEKANGIAHKSPNGRMLLSLVWNSIRVYVHPPADRCYYALDNLLALDLKSTPWSRLIDDDVNTLSRDIECLIIGDMIEEMEKDMHSQLGV; encoded by the exons ATGGAACTGCCAGTTGAGTCATCCTATGGATTATATGCTGCAAGAGATAATATATTG TATGCTCATCACATGACAAAGGAATCATCTGGCGAGGACTACTACTCCACTGAGGCACCAATGAAGAAGTTAATATGTGAAGAGATTTCTAAAAGACCTGATTTAAGATCAAAATCACCAAGTGTAGTGGCTCGCCTCATGGGAGTTGATGTGTTACCTTTTGATTCAAAACCTGGGGTGCAACTGACTGATATAAGAAATGGAAGTCCAGTGGACAAGTTTATGGACGAGAATCGATCTAAGAAGGGCTCAGTTGGTCATATAGTCTCTATCCCCAATTGCTACCAGCAGATAGAAGTTGATCACACAGGTCGTTATATAGATGGCTATCCTTATCAGTCCAGCAGCAGGTTGAAGTCGAATAGACCTAAACCCAGGGAACATCCTCAAGAAGAGGAGCTACAGAAGTTCAAGCAGGACTTTGAAGTATGGCAAGCAGCACGATTTAACAAATGttctaattttgtaaaatttgacAGTCCTCCACCCGAGATGCTTGCACAAGAAGAACTCAGTAGAGAGAAGATGTATCTTTATGCTACTTCTTGTAGAACTAACAAGTGTGAGAACCTAAGGGAAGATGATGATCTATCAGAACTAAATGATTCTTGCAACATGCTTGACCTTGAGAGGGTTGCAAAGAAAAATTCACGCTATTCAGATGGGGGAAAGGAATCTTTACATCCAAATAGAGGGATAAGAACAGACTTTAGGGCCTCTCAACTCATGAGTTCTGGTCATTTGCTAAATATTGTTTCAGCTCCTTCCAAGATTGTGGTTTTAAGGCCTGGTCCTGATATGACAAGTATCAGTGATAATTCTTGGGGCAATACTCCCAGCACTTCAGCAGGGGCAGATACTATAGAAGATTTTCTTGCAGATGTGAAGGAAAGACTAGAGTCTGAGTTGCAAGGTAAATGTTCTAAGAGGAGCACAACTGTGAGAGGACGAGGGATTGAGACCCCTTATAGGGaaaaaccatcaaaatcaagAGAAATAGCTCAGTGTATCGCACAAGAGGTGAGAAATAGTGTATCAAGGGATCTTGGGATGAATTTACCTCGTTCTCAGTCTACAAGATCGTACAGAAGTGGAATTCAGAACGAGACAGGTTCTCCTGAGTTCATCAACAGAGATACGAGGAAATTCTTAGCAGAGAGGTTGAGTAATGTTCTTAAAGGAGAAAGACATCGTCAAGCTGTCCGTAATAGTTCAACGTTTTCCAGGTCAGATTTTGAGAAGGGTAAACCCGGACAGTTAAGGAGTACATGGACTGACAATAAAATGCGCTATCATGATAGTTTCACAAATGAATTACAAAAGCGCAGCTGCTCTTTCAGAGAGGAGCCTGATGAAGTTGGGATGCCCCACCAGGAAGACATGTCTCCGAGGAACCTTGTGAGATCTTTATCAACTCCAGTCTCGGTATCAGGAAGATCATTTGGAAATCTCCTTCTGGAGGATCGCCATGTACTAACTGGGACACAAATTAGGAGGAAGCATGAAGCAACTGAGAAGGTCTCCATGAACattaaaaaacagaaaaatgataaatttaaCATAAGGGAAAAGGTTTTGAGCTTTCGATACAACTTGACGCTAAGAGTGAGACTGTTCCGTAGGAGAGTGAAGTCTATGGAGAGATccggtcaaaacaaaaacaacctCTTCAACAATATTCCAAATGGACCAATATCCATGATGAGTTTCTCTGACACACAT GGGAATTCTACTGAAGTGCCACCCAGCCCCGCATCCGTGTGCAGTAGTGTTCATGATGAGTTTTGGAGGTCAAATGACTACCTAAGTCCTATATCATCATCAGGTGGACATCAACTGGAGGACAGCGACGTGTCCAATGTTTTCAGAGAAATAAACTCAAACTTGACGG AGCTGCGGAGGAAATTAGATCAATTTGAAGGAGCTTGTCTAGAGGAAACTATACATGAACCACATCCTGCAGAAGTTGAAACAGATATAGAGGACCAATCTGAAGCCTACGTTAGAGATTTGTTGATTGTTGCTGGTCTGTATGATGATTCATTTAGTCGATCGCTGTCAAAATGGACACCACTTGGTAAGCCTATCACCTCCCAGGTCTTCGAGGAAGTTGAAGAGATGTATAAAGAAAGCACCAAGGTTAAAGATCAGACAGAAAAAACAAATCACAAGATGATAGTTGATTTGTTGAATGAAGTGCTTCCTGCCATACTTAGAGAACCGGTGAACATATCTAGATACATGGAGAAGGCTAATGGGATCGCGCACAAGTCTCCAAATGGAAGAATGTTGCTATCTCTCGTATGGAATAGTATTCGAGTGTATGTACATCCTCCAGCAGACAGATGTTATTATGCTCTTGATAACTTGTTGGCCCTAGATCTGAAATCTACCCCGTGGTCTAGATTGATCGATGACGATGTAAATACTCTGAGTCGAGACATCGAATGCCTGATCATTGGGGATATGATTGAGGAAATGGAGAAGGATATGCACTCACAACTTGGAGTATAG
- the LOC121784379 gene encoding exosome complex exonuclease RRP44 homolog A-like encodes SARRLCFTLLPGPSKGFRPNKCLAYQGPINNTPCFDPKKKLFYFLIFSFQQIKKKREKHAPPLPPQQQLLDGAVYLTIPRALHRETSLKMLQSKSFVKKTKQGKVLKVVREHYLRDDIYCGAPFCKVCDVSGARLDSNASTIIVVDTNVVLHQIDLLENPAVDNVVVLSIVLEEVKNKNLAVYNRLRALCSNTLRRFFVFSNEYHKDTYVKIETGESPNDRNDRAIRVSAQWYQNHLGAAVRVLLVTNDRDNKRKAIEGGIPAETVESYVKSLDQPALLDLIVQAPAEDVTMEDAEDLRPSKRKTIYAEHKPMSEITSGMHRGIYHQGKLRVNRYNPFEAYVGSESIGDEIIIYGRTNMNRAFDGDIVAVELLAQDCWKEEKSLAIANDEDEEEEDFHLAPSSADDAPRVSHPSQISTGNKSDMPTRPSGRVIGIIKRNWHSYCGSLEPMPMPAGDGGIAHALFVSKDRRLPKIRIQTRQLGNLLDKRIIVAVDSWDRLSRYPSGHYVRTIGNIGDRDTESEVVLIENDIDARPFSTQVLACLPPLPWSVSAEDIANPIRQDMRHIRVFSVDPPGCRDIDDALHCTLLPSGHFEVGVHIADVTNFLHSGTPLDDEASQRGTSVYLVERRIDMLPKPLTEDICSLRADVERLTFSVIWEMTPGAEIISTRYTKAIVKSCAALSYVEAQARMDDSRMADPLTTDLRNLNKLAKIMRQKRIERGALTLASAEVKFQIDTETHDPLDIGMYQIREANQMIEEFMLAANISVAKKILEHFPPTSLLRRHPTPANEMLEPLIQTAASVGLSLDVTSSKALADSLDRAVGDDPFFNKLIRILATRCMSQAVYFCSGDLSPPEVYHYGLAAPVYTHFTSPIRRYADVIVHRLLAASLGIIKLPDIFQDRPRLTGIADNLNCRHRNAQMASRGSVELHTLIYFRKRPTDTEARILKIRANGFIVFVPKYGIEGPVYLTSRGQKGGGEWIIDEQQQKIKKTNGEVSYGVLQPVRIHMEVVEAQPNRPKLELTLI; translated from the exons AGTGCGCGACGGCTCTGTTTTACCCTTTTGCCTGGCCCATCAAAGGGTTTTAGGCCCAATAAATGTTTGGCCTATCAAGGCCCAATAAACAATACTCCATGTTTtgacccaaaaaaaaaacttttctattttcttatttttagctttcaacaaataaagaaaaagagagaaaaacacGCTCCGCCTCTCCCACCACAGCAACAGCTTCTCGACGGCGCCGTTTACCTCACAATCCCGAGAGCTTTACACCGAGAAACAAGCTTGAAGATGTTGCAGAGCAAGTCGTTCGTGAAGAAAACGAAGCAAGGAAAAGTTTTGAAG GTAGTGAGAGAACACTATTTGAGAGATGATATTTACTGCGGCGCGCCTTTCTGCAAGGTTTGCGATGTTTCTGGCGCGCGTCTTGACTCGAATGCCTCTACGATTATCGTAGTCGACACCAATGTCGTTCTCCATCAg ATTGATTTGTTGGAAAATCCGGCAGTGGATAATGTTGTGGTGCTATCAATCGTCCTCGAGGAAGTGAAGAACAAAAACCTTGCTGTATATAATAGGCTTAGGGCCCTTTGCAGCAACACACTAAGGAGGTTCTTTGTCTTTTCAAATGAGTATCACAA GGATACATATGTGAAAATTGAGACTGGTGAAAGTCCAAATGACAGGAATGACAGAG CAATTCGGGTGTCGGCCCAATGGTATCAGAATCACCTCGGCGCTGCAGTACGAGTATTGCTGGTTACAAATGATAGAGATAACAAAAGGAAGGCTATTGAGGGTGGCATTCCTGCAGAGACAG TTGAATCATATGTCAAATCTCTTGATCAACCAGCACTGCTTGACCTGATTGTTCAGGCTCCAGCTGAAGATGTTACAATGGAGGATGCTGAAGATTTACGGCCCTCGAAGAGAAAAACAATATATGCTGAG CATAAGCCCATGTCTGAAATTACTTCTGGCATGCATCGTGGAATTTACCACCAAGGGAAACTTCGGGTTAATCGTTATAATCCATTTGAAGCATATGTTGGGAGTGAAAGCATTGGagatgaaattattatttatggaCGTACAAACATGAACAGAGCTTTTGATGGTGATATTGTGGCTGTGGAACTTTTGGCTCAAGATTGCTGGAAAGAAGAGAAATCTCTTGCAATAGCAAATGATG aggatgaggaggaggaggattttCATTTAGCGCCAAGCAGTGCTGATGATGCTCCTAGAGTCTCACATCCATCACAGATTTCAACTGGAAACAAGAGTGACATGCCTACTCGCCCATCTGGTCGTGTTATTGGCATTATAAAACGGAACTGGCACTC TTATTGTGGATCTTTGGAGCCAATGCCTATGCCTGCTGGTGACGGTGGTATTGCACATGCTCTGTTTGTCTCAAAGGATCGGAGACTTCCTAAGATTCGCATACAAACCCGACAGCTTGGAAATTTATTGGACAAACGAATCATTGTTGCTGTGGATTCATGGGACCGCTTATCTCGATATCCTTCTGGACATTATGTCAGAACCATAGGCAATATAGGTGATAGAGACAccgaaagtgag GTGGTACTAATAGAAAATGATATCGATGCAAGACCATTTTCCACTCAAGTTTTGGCATGTTTGCCACCCTTACCGTGGTCTGTGTCTGCTGAAGATATAGCAAATCCCATCAGGCAGGATATGCGTCATATTCGTGTCTTCAGTGTGGATCCTCCAG GTTGCAGGGATATTGATGATGCTTTACATTGTACACTTCTTCCGAGTGGACATTTTGAAGTTGGAGTCC ATATCGCCGATGTTACAAATTTTCTTCATTCTGGAACCCCGTTGGATGACGAGGCTTCACAAAGAGGCACTTCTGTCTACCTTGTTGAGAGGCGTATTGACATGCTTCCAAAACCTCTAACAGAAG atatttgTTCTCTGCGTGCAGATGTAGAGAGACTAACCTTTTCTGTAATATGG gaAATGACTCCTGGAGCAGAAATTATTTCTACAAGATACACAAAGGCCATTGTTAAATCTTGTGCTGCATTATCTTATGTTGAAGCTCAGGCGAGGATGGATGATAG TCGCATGGCTGATCCATTAACTACAGATTTGCGGAATCTGAACAAATTAGCTAAG ATAATGAGGCAAAAACGTATTGAAAGAGGAGCCTTGACTCTTGCTTCTGCTGAAGTGAAGTTTCAAATAGACACTGAAACTCATGATCCTCTTGACATAG GCATGTATCAAATAAGAGAAGCAAACCAGATGATTGAGGAGTTTATGCTTGCAGCTAATATATCTGTAGCTAAAAAAATTCTTGAACATTTCCCCCCCACTTCTTTGTTAAG ACGGCATCCAACCCCAGCTAATGAAATGCTTGAACCTTTGATTCAAACTGCTGCTTCTGTTGGTCTCTCTTTGGACGTGACATCTTCTAAAGCACTGGCAGATTCACTTGATCGTGCTGTG GGTGATGACCCATTTTTCAATAAGTTGATCCGCATTCTGGCAACAAGATGCATGTCACAG GCAGTGTACTTCTGTAGTGGAGATTTAAGCCCTCCAGAGGTTTATCATTATGGTCTTGCTGCTCCTGTATACACACATTTCACTTCTCCCATAAGAAGATATGCTG ATGTGATTGTACACCGATTGCTTGCGGCATCCTTGGGGATAATCAAGCTCCCAGATATATTCCAAGACAGGCCACGGCTTACTGGCATTGCTGATA ATTTAAATTGTCGCCACAGGAATGCCCAGATGGCTAGTCGGGGTTCAGTTGAGCTCCATACACTCATTTATTTCAGGAAAAG GCCAACTGACACTGAGGCAAGAATATTGAAAATAAGAGCAAATGGCTTCATTGTGTTTGTGCCAAA ATACGGGATCGAAGGACCTGTATACTTGACATCGAGAGGGCAGAAAGGAGGTGGTGAATGGATTATTGATGAGCAGCAGCAAAAGATTAAAAAGACTAATGGGGAGGTGTCTTACGGCGTTCTGCAACCAGTGAGGATTCACATGGAGGTCGTAGAAGCACAGCCCAACAGGCCTAAGCTTGAACTCACGCTTATCTGA
- the LOC121784019 gene encoding protein PIN-LIKES 7-like, with protein MGLVSLLEVSLMPILQVLILCMLGAFMATDYLKLFPSQTRRALNRIVFSVFTPALVFSSLAKTVKLQDLISWWFMPVNIGITFMLGGTLGWIAVKILKPQPYLQYLVVAMCATGNLGNIMVILIPAMCEEPGNPFGEKSTCRTLGLSYASLSMALGCFYMWTYTYHLIQNSSTVYRAMLEGEGETTANEQNKDLEATQTTSLLLHHHSSATDLKPAEALGNKLLAVSRQILEEIKAPPVVAAFVGFVFGAVSWLRNLVVGSNAPLKVVNDSITVIGDATIPCINLILGGNLTEGFNKSKLEPKLAVVVIVVRYMLLPAAGIGVVKAAAHFGLLPGDPLFQFVLMVQYTLPPAMNIGTMTQLVDVAQEECSVLFLWTYIAAAFSLTAWCTIFMWVLS; from the exons ATGGGGTTGGTATCATTGTTGGAGGTGTCATTGATGCCAATTCTACAAGTGCTTATTTTGTGTATGTTGGGAGCTTTCATGGCTACTGATTATCTCAAGCTCTTCCCTTCCCAAACTCGACGAGCCTTGAATCGC ATTGTGTTTTCAGTGTTCACTCCAGCATTGGTGTTTTCAAGTCTTGCAAAGACAGTGAAGCTCCAAGACCTTATTTCATGGTGGTTCATGCCTGTGAACATTGGGATCACCTTTATGTTAGGAGGCACACTTGGATGGATAGCTGTCAAAATACTAAAACCACAACCATACCTCCAATATCTGGTGGTGGCAATGTGTGCTACTGGCAACTTGGGAAACATTATGGTCATTCTAATCCCAGCTATGTGTGAAGAGCCCGGCAACCCCTTCGGAGAAAAATCCACCTGCAGAACACTTGGTCTCTCCTATGCTTCTCTCTCAATGGCT ctaggttgcttctacatGTGGACGTACACGTACCACTTGATACAAAACTCGAGCACAGTGTATCGTGCAATGCTTGAGGGGGAGGGGGAGACGACAGCGAACGAACAAAACAAGGATTTGGAAGCCACTCAGACAACaagtcttcttcttcatcatcatagtAGT GCGACGGATCTGAAGCCAGCTGAAGCACTTGGGAACAAATTGTTGGCGGTTtcgcgtcaaatattggaagagATAAAAGCACCTCCCGTCGTTGCTGCT TTCGTGGGGTTCGTATTTGGTGCTGTTTCGTGGCTTAGAAACCTTGTCGTTGGCAGCAACGCTCCACTTAAAGTGGTCAATGATTCCATCACAGTCATAGG TGATGCAACCATTCCTTGCATCAACCTCATCCTAGGGGGCAACCTCACAGAAG GATTCAACAAGTCGAAATTGGAGCCAAAGCTGGCAGTTGTGGTGATTGTAGTCAGATACATGTTGCTTCCAGCAGCGGGAATTGGAGTTGTGAAAGCAGCGGCGCATTTTGGGCTTCTCCCGGGCGATCCTCTGTTCCAGTTCGTGCTCATGGTCCAGTACACTCTTCCACCGGCTATGAACATTGGGACCATGACACAACTAGTTGATGTCGCACAAGAGGAGTGTTCTGTCCTATTTCTCTGGACCTACATAGCGGCCGCCTTTTCGCTCACAGCGTGGTGCACTATTTTCATGTGGGTTTTGTCCTAA
- the LOC121784020 gene encoding 50S ribosomal protein L11-like, producing MATLKEILTRRPVAATIRLTVPAGAAKPGPPVGPALGQYRLNLMAFCKDFNARTQKYKAETPMAVTITAFTDNTFEFTVKSPSVTWYLKKAAGIENGSGRPGHVNASTITVKHVYEIAKIKQSDPYCQYMSLESISKSIIGTANSMGIKVQKELD from the coding sequence ATGGCGACGCTCAAAGAAATCCTAACACGGCGGCCAGTGGCGGCGACGATCCGGCTGACGGTGCCGGCGGGAGCCGCAAAGCCGGGGCCACCGGTGGGGCCTGCTCTCGGTCAGTACCGGCTGAATCTGATGGCATTTTGCAAGGATTTCAACGCTAGAACGCAGAAATACAAGGCGGAAACCCCAATGGCGGTGACGATAACGGCCTTCACCGACAACACGTTCGAGTTCACGGTGAAGTCTCCGTCGGTGACGTGGTACCTGAAGAAGGCAGCGGGGATCGAGAACGGGAGCGGGCGGCCGGGGCACGTGAACGCGTCGACGATCACGGTGAAGCACGTGTACGAGATCGCGAAGATCAAGCAGAGCGATCCTTACTGCCAGTATATGTCGCTCGAGTCCATCTCGAAGTCGATTATTGGAACTGCCAATTCCATGGGGATTAAGGTGCAGAAAGAGCTCGATTGA